One window of Carassius auratus strain Wakin chromosome 17, ASM336829v1, whole genome shotgun sequence genomic DNA carries:
- the LOC113117619 gene encoding uncharacterized protein LOC113117619, whose amino-acid sequence MESETVTLDLTTVQHTPSLSAGSSSPQPCSSNMSVTTDGGSSSLENSQPSTSHFRKSWSNTFQVPWQLMPAEIQSALSSGKRPSPPARRQMVRVLADEMRKFEPTPTRAQCLTICKAIVHQYPQSFADQLHDGRVVGEGYSSLLAQIKNRIDNLSRATSFRQHRSAASGLKRGPTDTYGCTRFQPDLPLDETDVSIETKRQKLEDLFCQEGAKGAEKAEVEKLMETTFCLQRSQINSVPAPSVAELMEKWPYLFFQKGLFAHFELLTDINVLRALELSMEECGKSILEFFKSKPTNSEVKSILSKDEPIDSTYQIVQLLMAHFMEKQDGLILQENMSATPADLEKMGNLPVSPRLILLGDNPGQWMKQWMISLEGRIICEGVQPTFISGLAALFSSYYIFNLQYQEEAASTLEFLQRRFVGINPEKGTKAARGKVMSKKSGKTVQKKTITVSNKVSNLLKRLMDFEWHFI is encoded by the exons ATGG AGTCAGAAACTGTCACTTTGGATCTCACCACTGTGCAGCACACTCCTTCCTTATCAGCTGGGAGCTCCTCACCACAGCCATGCTCTTCTAATATGTCGGTAACTACTGATGGAGGATCAAGCAGTCTTGAAAACAGTCAACCATCTACATCCCATTTTAGGAAATCGTGGTCAAATACCTTTCAGGTACCATGGCAGCTCATGCCTGCAGAAATTCAGTCTGCTCTCTCTTCTGGGAAGAGACCTTCACCACCAGCAAGACGACAAATGGTCAGGGTGCTTGCCGATGAAATGAGAAAATTTGAGCCAACACCAACACGTGCACAGTGTCTTACTATTTGTAAAGCGATTGTCCATCAATATCCCCAGAGCTTTGCGGATCAACTTCATGATGGCCGAGTTGTAGGGGAAGGTTACAGCTCACTTTTGGCCCAGATCAAGAATAGAATTGATAACCTCAGCCGGGCCACTAGCTTCCGACAGCACCGGTCAGCTGCCAGTGGTCTTAAAAGAGGACCCACTGACACATATGGTTGCACCCGGTTTCAGCCTGATCTTCCTTTAGATGAGACTGATGTCTCCATTGAGACTAAACGTCAGAAGCTGGAGGATCTATTCTGTCAAGAAGGTGCAAAGGGAGCTGAGAAAGCTGAGGTTGAAAAACTGATGGAGACAACTTTCTGCCTGCAACGGAGCCAAATAAATAGTGTGCCAGCACCTTCTGTTGCGGAGTTGATGGAAAAGTGGCCATACCTCTTTTTTCAGAAAGGCCTGTTCGCCCATTTTGAGCTGCTCACTGACATTAATGTCCTGCGTGCACTTGAACTTTCTATGGAGGAGTGTGGAAAGAGCATCTTAGAGTTTTTTAAAAGCAAGCCTACCAACTCAGAAGTCAAGTCAATCCTTTCCAAAGATGAACCCATTGATTCAACATACCAAATTGTTCAACTCCTAATGGCTCACTTCATGGAAAAGCAAGATGGACTCATTCTTCAAGAAAAT ATGTCTGCCACTCCTGCTGACCTCGAAAAGATGGGGAACCTGCCTGTGAGTCCTCGTTTGATCCTGCTTG GTGATAATCCGGGCCAATGGATGAAACAATGGATGATCAGCCTCGAAGGCAGAATAATCTGCGAGGGTGTGCAGCCAACCTTTATCTCTGGACTTGCTGCATTGTTCTCTtcgtattacatttttaatttgcagtaCCAAGAGGAAGCAGCATCCACACTAGAATTCCTTCAAAG ACGTTTTGTTGGAATTAATCCAGAAAAGGGGACCAAAGCTGCAAGGGGAAAGGTGATGTCCAAAAAATCTGGGAAAACCGTGCAGAAGAAGACCATAACCGTCAGTAACAAAGTttcaaatcttttaaaaagacttATGGACTTTGAGTGGCACTTCATTTAA